aaagtttttattttatcaatacattttaaaatgcttataaaatttatataaattttaatagttataaaaaaaattataaatacaattttattaaaaaaaacaatatatatatatatatcatacgtcaataaaaaaaataaaattctttaaaataataataacattttagtattagttcataaaaatattttgtttttccCTTTTATTGCTTTTGGGATTTCCattaaatttgaaatttataattttaaaaatatttttatacgcattaattaatagtaataatgtTTTCATTATATTGTGATAAGAAAAgttcaataaattatttatttttgcacttttactttctttatctaaatattttgtttttacaattatattaagatttagtacattttgaaaaatcccttagaattaataaaaatacttatcaattgtaaaaagtaattttaaaatatctatatatatacttttgtaaattaaatattaatttaaaaacattttaaaattaaaatatttcattttttaaaataatattttataaaaacaaagaaaaagaaatttataaaaaaaaaaaaatatacgtattataaaaacaatttgtAATAACAATGCTTTTacaaagtatatatatataaatatatgaataACCACAAGCATAACACTTCTTCTATTGAAACattaaattacaataaaagtTAAAGCAACAacattcttatttttttaacattatatgcATTTAATGCATTCATCAATTCCAAGTTCCTTTTTTTGGCGTAAAACATTAACAAAACCATCAGCCTCTTCTTTtccaatttttaattgatgatttttaatgttttggAAGAATCTAACAAGACCttctttaataaatcttGGTGGTAACTCATTATCATCATACATCTTCATTATTAATTCTCCTAAAAGAGCATTAACAGTCTTGTCATTCTCAATTGCAGAGATAATAGAACATTGGTAAACAATTTCATGTTTATATAAGGGAGATTGTAAatcaactaatttttttcttgtcTCTTCAATACTATTAGCACGAAGatattctttaataattaaaaatatttgttgagataaattttcaattggTTCATATCCAGTTACTTCTGGTATAATTTGTCTTATTTTTTCAGgtttattaacaatattaatagCTTTATTAATACAACTATCTGCTCCATCATAAAGACTAAATTTTCCAAGTAATCCCTGAAGATGTCCATCCTGATAAATATCATCAAGTGTAAGACGAGCCAAAAAAACAGCAAATAAATCTTCAACTTTTGGACAATCAAGTGACCATTCATTGATAGATAAAAGAACTTCTTCAATGACACATTGAAGTGGTCCATGTATATCAATGTATgatttttccatttttttaactaaagcAAATATTAAATCAGAAATTGCTCCATAAACTCCATAATCACCATTTGTCATTGGAtaagttataatttttttcaatgtcTCTGTTATACATTTTTCATTCATAAATGGAAGAAGAATTTCAACAGTTTCATCAATATCTTGAGATGAAAAATAGTCAATTAATGACATTGAAACTACTTGTTCTGCTTTagctttattataaatagcATATGTTTCATTGTCATCTGAATCAGTATCAATATCTTCATCTGGAAGACCATCTACAATCAAATCATCATTATCATCTCCATCAATACTGGAGTAACGAGATTGTGAATGTCTAGATGATCTACGAGATCTAATTTTAGCTGGTGATTGCGTTGTActattttctatatatttcaattacaattaaatttaattttaatatcactTACTATCAATTGAGTAAGAAGAACTATTTCGACTATTACGTTTACTCAAATTTTGTTGCTCCTTTAAAGATTGCCTTTTTTTAGATTCTTTTGTTGAAATAATTCCTGCTAAAATTTCAGGATCATCATTACACTCAGAAGTGTGGCGTGACAAAATGTAACtcatctttcttttttttttttactaaatagtaata
This Strongyloides ratti genome assembly S_ratti_ED321, chromosome : 2 DNA region includes the following protein-coding sequences:
- a CDS encoding Initiation factor eIF-4 gamma, MA3 domain and MIF4-like, type 1/2/3 domain and Armadillo-type fold domain-containing protein, yielding MSYILSRHTSECNDDPEILAGIISTKESKKRQSLKEQQNLSKRNSRNSSSYSIDKNSTTQSPAKIRSRRSSRHSQSRYSSIDGDDNDDLIVDGLPDEDIDTDSDDNETYAIYNKAKAEQVVSMSLIDYFSSQDIDETVEILLPFMNEKCITETLKKIITYPMTNGDYGVYGAISDLIFALVKKMEKSYIDIHGPLQCVIEEVLLSINEWSLDCPKVEDLFAVFLARLTLDDIYQDGHLQGLLGKFSLYDGADSCINKAINIVNKPEKIRQIIPEVTGYEPIENLSQQIFLIIKEYLRANSIEETRKKLVDLQSPLYKHEIVYQCSIISAIENDKTVNALLGELIMKMYDDNELPPRFIKEGLVRFFQNIKNHQLKIGKEEADGFVNVLRQKKELGIDECIKCI